A genome region from Bradyrhizobium sp. WSM1417 includes the following:
- a CDS encoding potassium transporter Kup, whose protein sequence is MTASITSTEAPDGPVSSGFWGLTLGSIGVVFGDIGTSPLYAFHEAVRGAAHGQPVSRVMVLGVLSLILWALLIVVTAKYVLLLLRADNNGEGGTLSLMALGQRALGRRSWFLTALGVVGASMFIGDSMITPAISVLSAVEGLKLATPAFEHYVVPLTVLILALLFAVQSKGTALVASAFGPVMVVWFTVLAVLGAVHIADDPSVLAAINPYYALQFLLSHGTIGLVTLGAVFLAVTGGEALYADLGHFGRKPIQSAWMFFVLPALLINYFGQGALVLSDPSAIEHSFYRMVPEHFVLPLVGLATAATVIASQAVITGAYSLVYQAVQLGLLPRFEVRFTSETHAGQIYLPRVNRLLLIGVMLLVLLFHTPSNLASAYGIAVSTTMVADGIMGFIVIWKLWNWRAATAAAVILPFVVVDISFFSANLLKLLEGAWVPLLFGVIMAGTIWTWRRGSGILIQKTRRIEVPLDDLIRSLEKRPPHIVKGTAVFLTSDPSFVPTALLHNLKHNKVLHEHNVVLTIETAHTPRVDLSERFRMEKISDKFFKVRLRFGYMEQPNVPKALAIARKQGWQFDIMSTSFFVSRRSLKASAQSGMPLWQDHLFIALSRSANDATDYFQIPTGRVVEVGTQVTI, encoded by the coding sequence ATGACGGCGAGCATCACATCGACCGAAGCTCCGGACGGACCGGTCAGCTCGGGTTTCTGGGGCCTGACGCTCGGGAGCATCGGCGTCGTTTTCGGCGACATCGGCACGTCGCCGCTCTACGCATTCCACGAGGCAGTCAGGGGCGCGGCCCACGGTCAGCCGGTCTCGCGGGTCATGGTGCTCGGCGTGCTCTCGCTGATCCTCTGGGCGCTGCTGATCGTCGTCACCGCCAAATACGTTCTGCTGCTGCTGCGCGCCGACAACAACGGGGAGGGCGGCACGCTTTCCCTCATGGCGCTCGGTCAGCGCGCGCTCGGGCGGCGGAGCTGGTTCCTGACGGCGCTTGGCGTGGTCGGCGCCTCCATGTTCATCGGCGATTCCATGATCACGCCGGCGATCTCGGTGCTGTCGGCGGTCGAGGGTCTGAAGCTCGCAACACCCGCCTTCGAGCACTATGTCGTTCCCCTGACCGTTCTCATCCTGGCGCTGCTGTTCGCGGTCCAGAGCAAGGGGACCGCGCTGGTCGCCTCGGCTTTCGGGCCGGTGATGGTCGTCTGGTTCACCGTCCTTGCCGTGTTGGGCGCCGTTCACATCGCCGACGATCCGTCGGTGCTGGCAGCGATCAATCCCTATTACGCGCTGCAATTCCTGCTGTCGCACGGCACGATCGGCCTGGTGACGCTGGGCGCGGTGTTCCTCGCGGTAACCGGCGGTGAGGCGCTCTACGCAGATCTCGGCCATTTCGGCCGCAAGCCGATCCAGTCAGCCTGGATGTTCTTCGTGCTGCCTGCGCTCCTGATCAACTATTTCGGGCAAGGCGCACTGGTGCTGTCCGATCCCAGCGCGATCGAACACTCCTTCTATCGCATGGTGCCCGAGCATTTCGTGCTGCCGCTGGTCGGACTTGCGACCGCGGCGACCGTGATCGCGAGCCAGGCGGTGATCACCGGGGCCTATTCGCTGGTCTATCAGGCTGTGCAGCTCGGCCTCCTGCCGCGCTTCGAGGTGCGCTTTACCTCGGAAACTCATGCCGGCCAGATTTATCTGCCGCGTGTAAACCGGCTGCTCCTGATCGGTGTGATGCTGTTGGTGCTGTTATTCCACACCCCCAGCAACCTGGCTTCGGCCTACGGCATTGCGGTCTCCACCACCATGGTCGCCGACGGCATCATGGGCTTCATCGTGATCTGGAAATTGTGGAACTGGCGCGCCGCGACGGCCGCAGCCGTGATCCTGCCCTTCGTCGTGGTCGACATCAGCTTCTTCAGCGCGAATCTTCTGAAGCTGCTCGAAGGCGCCTGGGTGCCGCTGCTGTTCGGCGTGATCATGGCCGGGACAATCTGGACTTGGCGGCGAGGGTCCGGGATCCTGATCCAGAAAACGCGCCGCATCGAGGTGCCGCTGGACGATCTGATCCGGAGCCTGGAGAAGCGGCCGCCGCACATCGTCAAGGGCACCGCGGTGTTCCTGACCAGTGATCCCTCCTTCGTGCCGACCGCGCTGCTGCACAATCTCAAGCACAACAAAGTGCTGCACGAGCACAACGTGGTCCTGACCATCGAGACCGCGCATACGCCGCGGGTCGATCTGTCGGAGCGTTTCCGGATGGAGAAGATCAGCGACAAGTTCTTCAAGGTCCGCCTGCGCTTCGGCTACATGGAGCAGCCCAACGTGCCCAAGGCGCTCGCGATCGCGCGCAAGCAGGGCTGGCAGTTCGACATCATGTCGACCTCGTTCTTCGTGTCGCGGCGCTCGCTGAAGGCGTCGGCGCAGTCGGGCATGCCGCTTTGGCAGGACCATTTGTTCATAGCGCTGAGCCGGTCCGCCAACGACGCCACCGACTATTTCCAGATTCCCACCGGGCGGGTGGTTGAAGTCGGAACTCAGGTCACCATCTAA
- a CDS encoding flagellar motor protein MotB: MAKKKRGDSHGGGHGWFVTFADLMGLMMSFFVMLVAFSTQDANKLKVVAGSMRDAFGVQTEARYSGIVESDGLPTRPRLKNVDHIQPEDSSNTPTPDQEDRDRTSGAKIKVDRNFALAAASLRQALQDMPELTEMSKHIMFEETKQGLNLEIVDQDGRSMFADGSKVPYDRTRRLIEKLAVPLKATPLRVSIAGHTAAGFVPTRSDYGAFDLSADRANAVRQILEREGLPGAHVFAVSGKADTQPLFPDDPSLAANRRVTITLMREDPPLPPNLKP, encoded by the coding sequence ATGGCCAAGAAGAAGCGAGGCGATTCACACGGAGGCGGTCACGGCTGGTTCGTGACCTTCGCGGACTTGATGGGCCTGATGATGAGCTTCTTCGTGATGCTCGTCGCGTTTTCGACCCAGGATGCCAACAAGCTGAAGGTCGTCGCAGGCTCCATGCGCGACGCCTTTGGTGTCCAGACCGAAGCGCGCTATTCCGGCATCGTCGAGTCCGACGGTCTGCCGACCCGTCCACGGCTGAAGAACGTCGATCACATTCAGCCTGAGGACTCCTCCAACACGCCTACGCCGGACCAGGAGGATCGTGACCGCACGTCGGGCGCGAAGATCAAGGTCGACCGCAATTTTGCGCTGGCGGCGGCCTCGCTGCGCCAGGCGTTGCAGGACATGCCGGAACTGACCGAGATGTCCAAGCACATCATGTTCGAGGAGACCAAGCAGGGCCTCAACCTCGAGATCGTGGACCAGGACGGCCGCTCGATGTTCGCCGACGGCTCCAAAGTGCCCTATGACCGCACCCGGCGCCTGATCGAGAAGCTCGCTGTCCCGCTCAAGGCGACGCCGCTGCGCGTTTCCATCGCCGGCCACACCGCGGCTGGATTCGTGCCGACCCGCAGCGACTACGGCGCCTTCGACCTGTCGGCCGACCGCGCCAACGCCGTGCGTCAGATCCTCGAACGCGAGGGCCTGCCGGGCGCCCATGTCTTTGCCGTCTCCGGCAAGGCGGACACCCAGCCGCTGTTTCCGGACGATCCCTCGCTCGCGGCCAACCGGCGGGTGACCATCACCCTGATGCGCGAAGATCCGCCGCTGCCGCCGAATCTGAAGCCGTAG
- a CDS encoding polyamine ABC transporter substrate-binding protein — protein sequence MTNVGRFGFGLAIAAALTLLSAPAGAEERVVNFYNWSNYVAPDVLEAFTKETGIKVVYDTFDANETLETRLMAGKSGYDVVVPTAYFLQRQIKANIFQKLDKSKLPNLANAWSVVTERLAIYDPGNVYAANYMWGTTGIGYNVAKLKQILGADAKIDSWDIVFKPENLAKFKDCGVHMLDSADDIFPAALNYLGLDPNSTKQADLEKAADVVAKVRPSVRKFHSSEYLSALATGEICFVVGWSGDIMQARARAAEVKSGIEIGYAIPKEGAQMFFDNLAIPADARNVKEAYELINYLYRPDVAAKNTDFLSYANGNLASQKLVDPKILNDKNIYPDEATLAKLFVITAREPATQRVINRLWTKVKTGR from the coding sequence ATGACGAACGTCGGCCGCTTTGGTTTTGGCCTCGCGATCGCCGCCGCGCTGACGTTGCTCTCCGCCCCCGCAGGGGCCGAGGAGCGGGTCGTCAATTTCTACAACTGGTCAAACTACGTGGCGCCCGACGTCCTCGAGGCCTTCACCAAGGAGACCGGCATCAAGGTGGTCTACGACACCTTTGACGCCAACGAGACGCTGGAGACGCGCCTGATGGCCGGCAAGTCCGGCTATGACGTCGTGGTGCCCACCGCCTATTTCCTCCAGCGCCAGATCAAGGCCAACATCTTCCAGAAGCTCGACAAGTCGAAGCTGCCGAACCTGGCCAATGCCTGGTCAGTGGTGACCGAACGTCTCGCGATCTACGACCCCGGCAATGTCTACGCCGCCAATTACATGTGGGGCACGACGGGCATCGGCTACAACGTCGCCAAGCTGAAGCAGATTCTCGGAGCGGATGCGAAGATCGATAGCTGGGACATTGTGTTCAAGCCGGAGAACCTTGCCAAGTTCAAGGATTGCGGCGTCCACATGCTGGATTCCGCCGACGACATCTTTCCGGCGGCGTTGAACTATCTCGGGCTCGATCCGAACTCGACCAAGCAGGCCGACCTCGAGAAGGCCGCCGACGTCGTCGCCAAGGTGCGGCCCTCCGTGCGCAAGTTTCATTCGTCCGAATATCTAAGCGCGCTCGCGACCGGCGAGATCTGCTTCGTGGTCGGCTGGTCCGGCGACATCATGCAGGCCCGCGCCCGCGCTGCCGAAGTCAAGAGTGGCATCGAGATCGGCTACGCCATCCCGAAGGAGGGCGCGCAGATGTTCTTCGACAATCTCGCGATCCCGGCGGATGCGAGGAACGTCAAGGAAGCCTACGAGCTGATCAACTATCTCTACCGTCCGGACGTGGCCGCCAAGAATACGGATTTTCTGTCCTACGCCAACGGCAACCTCGCCAGCCAGAAGCTGGTCGATCCGAAAATTTTGAACGACAAGAACATCTATCCGGACGAGGCCACGCTCGCAAAGCTGTTCGTCATCACGGCGCGCGAGCCGGCGACGCAGCGGGTCATCAACCGGCTGTGGACGAAGGTGAAGACGGGACGGTAA
- a CDS encoding potassium transporter Kup, giving the protein MTSDVAISAPETAAANGHGDAHTTAGFGALTLGSIGVVYGDIGTSPLYAFREAVMAASGAEGLPTPAAVLGVLSLILWALIIVVTLKYVVILLRADNNGEGGTLALMALAQRAVGTRGTTIVLLGIISGALFYGDAVITPALSVLSAIEGMKDVTLHFEPYIVPLTVIILVGLFAVQSRGTARVAAFFGPIMCVWFAVIAIAAIHPIIEQPQVLFALNPLYAVSFMIHHGIIGFVTLGAVFLAVTGAEALYADLGHFGKRPIQTAWLFIVVPSLALNYLGQGALVLGDPGAIVSPFFQLFPQGFFRGCMVVLATAATVIASQAVITGAYSLTRQAIQLGLLPRFEIRHTSEAHSGQIFIPRINQLLLVAVVLLVLLFRSSSALASAYGISVTGTMVVTAMMGFVVIWKVWRWSPFTAAALIAPFLFLDLTFLAANLLKVFEGGWVPLALGALMIILMYTWRRGSRLLFEKSRKLEFPLADLVAMLEKRPPQRVPGTAVFLTSDPLSAPTALMHSLKHYKVLHEKNVILTIETAQTPRIDPAERVKLEQISPTFSKVTLKFGFMESPNVPKALAIARKLGWQFDIMSTSFFLSRRALKPAAHSGMPRWQDRLFISLSRSANDATDYFQIPSGRVVEVGTQVTI; this is encoded by the coding sequence ATGACAAGTGATGTAGCGATTTCCGCCCCGGAAACGGCGGCGGCCAATGGGCATGGCGATGCCCACACCACCGCCGGCTTCGGTGCGCTGACACTCGGCAGCATCGGCGTCGTCTACGGCGATATCGGCACCAGCCCGCTCTACGCGTTCCGCGAGGCGGTCATGGCGGCTTCTGGCGCGGAGGGGCTGCCGACGCCGGCGGCCGTGCTCGGCGTGCTCTCCCTGATCCTGTGGGCGCTCATCATCGTGGTGACGCTCAAATACGTCGTGATCCTGCTCCGTGCCGACAACAATGGCGAGGGCGGCACGCTGGCGCTGATGGCGCTGGCCCAGCGCGCAGTCGGCACCCGTGGAACAACCATCGTCCTGCTCGGCATCATTTCCGGCGCCCTATTCTACGGTGACGCCGTGATCACGCCGGCGCTCTCGGTGCTGTCGGCGATTGAAGGCATGAAGGACGTCACCCTGCACTTCGAGCCCTACATCGTACCGCTGACCGTGATCATCCTGGTCGGTCTGTTTGCCGTGCAGTCCCGTGGCACCGCTCGCGTCGCCGCCTTCTTCGGGCCGATCATGTGCGTCTGGTTCGCTGTGATCGCGATCGCGGCGATCCACCCGATCATCGAGCAGCCGCAGGTGCTGTTCGCGCTGAACCCGCTCTACGCCGTGTCCTTCATGATCCACCACGGCATCATCGGCTTCGTGACGCTCGGCGCGGTGTTCCTGGCGGTCACCGGTGCCGAGGCGCTCTATGCCGACCTCGGCCATTTCGGCAAGCGGCCGATCCAGACCGCCTGGCTGTTCATCGTGGTGCCGTCGCTGGCATTGAACTATCTGGGGCAGGGCGCCCTCGTGCTCGGCGATCCCGGCGCGATCGTCAGCCCGTTCTTCCAGCTCTTCCCGCAAGGTTTTTTCCGCGGCTGCATGGTCGTGCTGGCGACCGCCGCAACGGTCATCGCGAGCCAGGCGGTCATCACCGGTGCCTATTCGCTGACGCGTCAGGCGATCCAGCTCGGTCTGTTGCCGCGCTTTGAAATTCGCCATACGTCTGAAGCCCATTCGGGCCAGATCTTCATCCCGCGCATCAACCAGCTCCTGCTGGTCGCGGTGGTCCTGCTGGTGCTCTTGTTCCGCTCCTCCAGCGCGCTGGCCTCGGCCTACGGCATCTCCGTCACCGGGACCATGGTCGTCACGGCAATGATGGGCTTCGTGGTGATCTGGAAGGTCTGGCGGTGGTCGCCGTTCACGGCTGCCGCCCTGATCGCGCCGTTCCTGTTCCTCGACCTCACCTTCCTGGCCGCCAATCTGCTCAAGGTGTTCGAGGGCGGCTGGGTGCCACTGGCACTCGGCGCGCTCATGATCATCCTGATGTACACGTGGCGGCGCGGCAGCCGGCTGCTGTTCGAGAAGTCGCGCAAGCTCGAATTCCCGCTCGCCGACCTCGTCGCGATGTTGGAGAAGCGGCCGCCGCAGCGCGTGCCCGGCACGGCCGTGTTCCTGACCAGCGATCCCCTCAGCGCGCCAACCGCGCTGATGCATAGTCTGAAGCACTACAAGGTGCTGCACGAGAAGAACGTCATCCTCACCATCGAGACCGCACAGACCCCGCGTATCGATCCGGCCGAGCGGGTGAAGCTGGAGCAGATCTCGCCGACCTTCTCCAAGGTGACGCTGAAGTTCGGCTTCATGGAATCGCCCAACGTGCCGAAGGCGCTGGCGATCGCCCGCAAGCTCGGCTGGCAGTTCGACATCATGTCGACCTCGTTCTTCCTGTCGCGGAGGGCGCTCAAACCAGCCGCCCATTCCGGCATGCCGCGCTGGCAGGACCGGCTGTTCATCTCGCTCAGCCGTTCCGCCAACGATGCCACCGACTATTTCCAGATCCCCTCTGGCCGGGTCGTCGAGGTCGGCACCCAGGTCACCATCTGA
- a CDS encoding rhodanese-like domain-containing protein has protein sequence MANQVQDLTPDEVSKGVAEGRYLLVDVREPNEVEAEAYPYGVVVPLSTFDPKAIPDPAGKEVVFACRSGKRSVTASLAAQAAGLPYDKHLAGGMLGWKAAGLPSKVGG, from the coding sequence GTGGCAAATCAAGTACAGGATCTGACCCCGGACGAGGTCTCCAAGGGTGTCGCGGAAGGGCGCTATCTCCTCGTCGACGTGCGCGAGCCGAACGAGGTCGAGGCCGAGGCCTATCCCTACGGCGTGGTCGTGCCGCTCTCGACCTTCGATCCCAAAGCGATCCCCGATCCCGCCGGCAAGGAGGTCGTGTTCGCCTGCCGCTCGGGCAAGCGTTCGGTGACGGCCTCGCTGGCGGCGCAGGCCGCGGGCCTGCCTTACGACAAGCATCTGGCCGGCGGCATGCTGGGCTGGAAGGCGGCGGGTCTTCCCAGCAAGGTCGGCGGCTGA
- a CDS encoding aminotransferase, whose amino-acid sequence MSKSSSLNKVFADLPVTIFEAMSQAARDNAAINLGQGFPDDPGPEDIRRAAAEASLNGYNQYPSMMGLPELRQAIATHYGHWHGLELDPMSEVMVTSGGTEALTSAILAVVQPGDEVVCFQPVYDSYLPIIRQAGGIPRLVRLEPPHWRLNQDMLKSVFNSKTKAVLFNNPLNPSAVVFPREDLELLARYCQEFDVIAICDEVWEHVTFDEHKHIPLITIPGMRDRTIKVGSAGKIFSLTGWKIGFVCAAPPLLRVAAKVHQFLTFTTAPNLQAAVAYGLGKPDEYFLSMRKDLARSRDRLAKGLESLGFPVLKSQGTYFLTVDLSPLGLNESDTEFCWRIVKDYKVAAIPVSAFYEQDPVTSVVRFCFAKKDETLDTALERLSDAVRGRKR is encoded by the coding sequence ATGTCCAAGAGCTCGTCCCTCAACAAGGTCTTCGCGGACCTTCCCGTCACCATCTTCGAGGCGATGTCGCAGGCCGCGCGCGACAATGCCGCCATCAATCTCGGCCAGGGCTTTCCCGATGATCCCGGGCCCGAGGACATCCGCCGCGCCGCGGCCGAGGCCTCACTGAACGGCTACAACCAGTACCCGTCGATGATGGGTCTGCCGGAACTGCGCCAGGCGATCGCGACCCATTACGGCCACTGGCACGGCCTCGAGCTCGATCCGATGAGCGAGGTGATGGTGACCTCCGGCGGCACCGAGGCCCTGACCTCGGCCATCCTCGCCGTCGTCCAGCCGGGTGACGAGGTGGTGTGCTTCCAGCCGGTGTACGATTCCTACCTGCCGATCATCCGCCAGGCCGGCGGCATTCCGCGCCTGGTCCGGCTCGAGCCGCCGCATTGGCGGCTGAATCAGGACATGCTGAAAAGCGTCTTCAATTCAAAGACCAAGGCGGTGCTCTTCAACAATCCCCTGAATCCGTCCGCGGTGGTGTTTCCGCGCGAGGACCTCGAGCTTTTGGCGCGCTACTGCCAGGAGTTCGACGTCATCGCGATCTGCGACGAGGTCTGGGAGCACGTCACCTTCGACGAGCACAAGCACATTCCGCTGATCACCATCCCCGGCATGCGCGACCGCACCATCAAGGTCGGCTCGGCCGGCAAGATATTCTCGTTGACGGGCTGGAAGATCGGCTTCGTCTGCGCCGCGCCGCCGCTGCTGCGCGTTGCCGCCAAGGTGCACCAGTTCCTGACCTTCACCACCGCGCCGAACCTCCAGGCGGCCGTCGCCTACGGGCTCGGTAAGCCGGACGAGTATTTCCTGTCGATGCGCAAGGACCTGGCGCGGAGCAGGGACCGCCTCGCCAAGGGACTGGAGAGCCTCGGCTTCCCGGTGCTGAAGTCGCAGGGTACCTACTTCCTGACCGTCGACCTGTCCCCGCTCGGGCTGAACGAGAGCGACACCGAGTTCTGCTGGCGGATTGTGAAGGACTACAAGGTCGCGGCAATCCCGGTGTCGGCCTTCTACGAGCAGGACCCTGTGACCTCGGTGGTGCGCTTCTGTTTTGCCAAGAAGGACGAGACGCTCGACACCGCGCTGGAGCGGCTGTCCGACGCGGTGCGCGGGCGCAAGAGGTAG